Proteins encoded within one genomic window of Oncorhynchus keta strain PuntledgeMale-10-30-2019 chromosome 12, Oket_V2, whole genome shotgun sequence:
- the dnajb13 gene encoding dnaJ homolog subfamily B member 13 isoform X2, giving the protein MGRDYYAALEINRNATDADIKKSYRRLALKYHPHTNSKPGAYEKFNQLAEAYDVLSDPRKKATYDKFGEEGLKGGIPLQSGETGAWTSGYIYHGNPDKIFRQFFGGDNPFADFHMKDGNEVAIGFGGLRGRGVKTQDSPIERDLYLALEDLFYGCTKKIKISRRVMNEDGHTSSIKDKILTIIVKPGWNEDTRITFPKEGDQGPNSIPADIVFIVRQKSHPRFARQHNDLVFTAQISLEKALTGFAVEVKTLDDRILSIPINDIVQRLVGGVGSSVLMGHTCESSAVA; this is encoded by the exons ATGGGGAGGGATTATTATGCAGCATTGGAGATAAATAGAAATGCAACAGATGCAGACATAAAAAAATC ATACCGACGACTTGCCTTGAAGTACCATCCTCACACAAACAGCAAACCGGGTGCCTATGAAAAATTCAATCAACTTGCCGAGGCCTATGATGTTTTGAGTGACC CTCGAAAAAAGGCAACCTATGACAAGTTTGGAGAAGAGGGTCTGAAAGGAGGTATCCCACTTCAGTCTGGGGAGACTGGAGCTTGGACATCAGGATACATCTACCATGGAAACCCAGACAAGATATTCAGGCAGTTTTTTGGAGGTGACAACCCATTCGCAG ACTTCCACATGAAAGATGGGAATGAAGTGGCCATTGGGTTTGGAGGCCTGCGAGGAAGAGGAGTGAAAACACAAGACTCCCCCATTGAAAGGGACCTTTACTTGGCCTTGGAAGACCTCTTCTATGGATGTACCAAAAAGATCAAAATATCTCGTAGG GTCATGAATGAAGATGGACACACATCCAGTATCAAGGACAAAATATTGACTATCATTGTAAAACCAGGATGGAATGAAGACACTAGGATAACATTCCCAAAGGAGGGTGATCAG GGACCCAACAGTATTCCTGCAGATATTGTGTTCATTGTGCGGCAGAAGAGTCATCCCCGGTTTGCAAGGCAACACAATGACCTGGTCTTTACGGCCCAGATCTCTCTGGAGAAG GCTTTGACTGGATTCGCTGTTGAAGTGAAGACACTAGATGACAGGATACTCAGTATCCCCATCAATGACATTGTGCA
- the dnajb13 gene encoding dnaJ homolog subfamily B member 13 isoform X3 codes for MGRDYYAALEINRNATDADIKKSYRRLALKYHPHTNSKPGAYEKFNQLAEAYDVLSDPRKKATYDKFGEEGLKGGIPLQSGETGAWTSGYIYHGNPDKIFRQFFGGDNPFADFHMKDGNEVAIGFGGLRGRGVKTQDSPIERDLYLALEDLFYGCTKKIKISRRVMNEDGHTSSIKDKILTIIVKPGWNEDTRITFPKEGDQGPNSIPADIVFIVRQKSHPRFARQHNDLVFTAQISLEKALTGFAVEVKTLDDRILSIPINDIVHNQHQRLAPRQAKHLLRPF; via the exons ATGGGGAGGGATTATTATGCAGCATTGGAGATAAATAGAAATGCAACAGATGCAGACATAAAAAAATC ATACCGACGACTTGCCTTGAAGTACCATCCTCACACAAACAGCAAACCGGGTGCCTATGAAAAATTCAATCAACTTGCCGAGGCCTATGATGTTTTGAGTGACC CTCGAAAAAAGGCAACCTATGACAAGTTTGGAGAAGAGGGTCTGAAAGGAGGTATCCCACTTCAGTCTGGGGAGACTGGAGCTTGGACATCAGGATACATCTACCATGGAAACCCAGACAAGATATTCAGGCAGTTTTTTGGAGGTGACAACCCATTCGCAG ACTTCCACATGAAAGATGGGAATGAAGTGGCCATTGGGTTTGGAGGCCTGCGAGGAAGAGGAGTGAAAACACAAGACTCCCCCATTGAAAGGGACCTTTACTTGGCCTTGGAAGACCTCTTCTATGGATGTACCAAAAAGATCAAAATATCTCGTAGG GTCATGAATGAAGATGGACACACATCCAGTATCAAGGACAAAATATTGACTATCATTGTAAAACCAGGATGGAATGAAGACACTAGGATAACATTCCCAAAGGAGGGTGATCAG GGACCCAACAGTATTCCTGCAGATATTGTGTTCATTGTGCGGCAGAAGAGTCATCCCCGGTTTGCAAGGCAACACAATGACCTGGTCTTTACGGCCCAGATCTCTCTGGAGAAG GCTTTGACTGGATTCGCTGTTGAAGTGAAGACACTAGATGACAGGATACTCAGTATCCCCATCAATGACATTGTGCA